One Falsiruegeria litorea R37 DNA segment encodes these proteins:
- a CDS encoding ABC transporter ATP-binding protein produces MSLIDVENLTVQFKTDEGLVTAVDDVSFSLKPGEVMGLVGESGSGKSVTAKSLMKLNARNTVYGPDSRITLHLDDGPVDVMGLKRPRDMQVVRGGAVSMIFQEPMASFAPAMTIGSQMVEQLLIHTNMNKKQAKELSIEMLDRVGILDPSIRFGQYAFELSGGMRQRAMIAMALSTKPKLLIADEPTTALDVTIQAQVLDLMRDLVAEFGMGIIFITHDLSVVAQTADKVAVMYLGRILESGPVRDVIRTPAHAYTRGLLNALPRLDDLDAPLTPIPGDIPSPLERPNGCVFHPRNPELQPGSRYETERPPLTEVTPGHFAALFPEDVPSLP; encoded by the coding sequence ATGAGCCTGATCGACGTTGAAAACCTGACGGTTCAGTTCAAAACCGACGAGGGGCTGGTGACGGCCGTCGACGATGTTTCATTCTCGCTGAAACCGGGTGAAGTGATGGGGCTGGTGGGCGAAAGCGGCTCGGGCAAGTCGGTGACGGCCAAGTCGCTGATGAAGCTGAACGCGCGCAACACTGTTTACGGACCCGACAGCCGGATCACCCTGCATTTGGATGACGGGCCTGTTGATGTGATGGGCCTGAAGCGGCCACGCGACATGCAGGTCGTGCGTGGCGGGGCGGTCAGCATGATCTTTCAGGAACCCATGGCAAGCTTTGCGCCGGCCATGACCATCGGCAGCCAGATGGTCGAGCAACTGCTCATTCACACCAACATGAACAAGAAGCAGGCCAAAGAGCTGTCGATCGAGATGCTGGATCGGGTTGGTATCCTGGACCCGTCGATACGGTTCGGCCAATACGCGTTTGAATTGTCGGGTGGGATGCGTCAGCGGGCGATGATCGCCATGGCGCTGTCGACCAAGCCCAAGTTGTTGATCGCGGATGAACCTACAACTGCATTGGATGTGACCATTCAGGCGCAAGTGCTGGATCTGATGCGCGATCTGGTGGCTGAATTTGGCATGGGCATCATTTTCATCACCCATGACCTGAGCGTCGTGGCCCAGACCGCCGACAAGGTGGCGGTGATGTATCTGGGTCGTATTCTGGAAAGCGGCCCGGTGCGCGATGTGATCCGAACGCCTGCACACGCCTATACCCGTGGGCTTTTGAACGCCTTGCCCCGGCTTGATGATCTGGACGCGCCATTGACACCCATTCCCGGTGACATCCCCTCGCCACTTGAACGCCCCAACGGCTGCGTGTTCCACCCCCGCAACCCGGAATTGCAACCGGGATCACGCTATGAAACCGAACGCCCGCCCTTGACCGAGGTCACCCCCGGTCATTTCGCGGCCCTGTTCCCCGAAGACGTGCCGAGCCTGCCATGA
- a CDS encoding ABC transporter permease, protein MTTTTKTTAPNQKAKEAYFTASQGQLIWARFKKQKAAMVAAVVLLVLILSGMFAPFLSPYDPTVAGRDKDYLNGAPQIPKFCDENGCSMRPFLYTVTRERSLATNFRWVEKINKDERRYMQFFVKGDDYKLFGFIPGNIHLFGMEEGYVHLFGTDSAGKDIFSRTFHAVWTSLQVGTMGVVISFVLALVIGGISGYYGGWLDSVIQMVTDAIRTVPAIPLFMAIAAFIPPEWSAETRFFFISMILGLIGWPTLARRVRTHLLTERNQEYVLAARLCGASPSHIIRRHLLPSFTSYIIVDLVISFPYMVLSETALSFIGLGLKDPVNSLGVMLQNVTKADVLLNYQWYFIPVIFFIALVMAFVFVGDGLRDAADPYSETRK, encoded by the coding sequence ATGACCACGACAACGAAAACAACGGCGCCAAACCAAAAGGCGAAAGAGGCCTATTTCACCGCCTCACAAGGGCAGCTGATCTGGGCCCGGTTCAAGAAACAGAAGGCCGCGATGGTGGCGGCAGTTGTGCTGCTGGTGTTGATCCTGTCGGGGATGTTTGCCCCTTTCCTGTCGCCGTATGATCCGACTGTTGCGGGCCGGGATAAGGATTACCTGAACGGCGCGCCGCAGATCCCCAAGTTCTGTGATGAAAACGGCTGCTCGATGCGCCCGTTCCTGTACACGGTGACACGCGAGCGGTCTTTGGCGACCAATTTCCGCTGGGTGGAAAAGATCAACAAAGATGAGCGCCGCTATATGCAGTTCTTTGTGAAGGGCGACGACTACAAGCTTTTTGGCTTTATTCCTGGCAACATTCACCTGTTTGGTATGGAGGAGGGCTATGTCCACTTGTTCGGCACAGACAGCGCAGGCAAGGACATTTTCAGCCGCACATTTCATGCGGTCTGGACCTCGTTGCAGGTGGGAACAATGGGCGTCGTCATCTCATTTGTGCTGGCGCTCGTGATCGGGGGCATCTCTGGCTACTATGGCGGCTGGCTCGACAGTGTGATCCAGATGGTGACAGATGCGATCCGAACGGTGCCTGCGATCCCGCTGTTCATGGCGATTGCCGCCTTTATCCCGCCAGAATGGTCGGCAGAGACGCGGTTCTTCTTTATATCGATGATCCTCGGTTTGATTGGCTGGCCGACGCTGGCCCGCCGTGTCCGGACCCATCTGCTGACGGAGCGGAACCAAGAATACGTGCTGGCAGCGCGATTGTGCGGGGCATCCCCCAGCCACATCATCCGCCGCCATCTGCTGCCCAGTTTCACCAGCTATATCATCGTCGATCTGGTGATTTCCTTCCCCTACATGGTGCTGAGCGAGACGGCCTTGTCGTTCATTGGTCTGGGACTGAAAGACCCCGTGAATTCCCTTGGTGTGATGCTGCAGAATGTGACCAAGGCGGACGTGCTGTTGAACTATCAGTGGTATTTCATCCCGGTCATCTTCTTTATCGCGCTGGTCATGGCGTTTGTATTCGTGGGTGACGGCCTGCGTGACGCTGCCGACCCCTATTCGGAGACCCGGAAATGA
- a CDS encoding ABC transporter permease, producing MFQFARFAATRAVMALITLMIVSLVVFSLMELVPGDCAERYLAYKNTQGSAITLADIEAERARLGLDRPFLTRWASWLSGAFRGEFGDSCILRVNIAQLLGDKFWISLWICLGSLLLAYMIAIPVGIISAASRNALLNNSLRIVSYLGLAMPNFLLALMIMLVSTVYFGETLTGLFSPEYKDAPWSWDKFVDLLSHAWLPIFILGWSATAFALQTVRALMSDEIGKLYVTAAEARGIHGVRLLWRYPARHSLGPIVNSLGFDLNRIFNELPIVALILTLTEAGSLLLEALARSNDQQLAGAIIFLLTASIVTLNFLTDMLLAVIDPRVRKSILR from the coding sequence ATGTTCCAATTCGCCCGATTTGCGGCAACTCGCGCGGTGATGGCACTGATCACGCTGATGATCGTGTCACTCGTGGTGTTTTCGCTGATGGAGCTGGTGCCCGGCGACTGCGCCGAGCGGTACCTGGCCTACAAAAACACCCAAGGGTCGGCGATCACGCTGGCCGATATCGAGGCCGAGCGCGCCCGGCTGGGATTGGACCGCCCCTTCCTGACCCGGTGGGCCAGCTGGCTAAGCGGTGCCTTTCGCGGTGAGTTTGGCGACAGCTGCATTCTGCGGGTGAACATCGCGCAGCTGTTGGGCGACAAGTTCTGGATTTCCCTCTGGATCTGCCTGGGCTCGCTGCTCTTAGCTTATATGATTGCCATTCCTGTTGGCATCATCTCGGCCGCGTCGCGCAATGCGCTGCTGAACAACTCGCTGCGGATCGTCAGCTATCTGGGTCTGGCGATGCCCAACTTTCTTCTGGCGCTGATGATCATGCTGGTCTCGACCGTCTATTTTGGCGAGACGCTGACGGGGCTATTTTCGCCCGAATACAAGGACGCGCCGTGGTCGTGGGACAAGTTCGTTGACTTGCTCAGCCACGCCTGGTTGCCGATTTTCATTCTCGGGTGGTCTGCCACTGCCTTTGCCCTGCAAACCGTGCGCGCGCTGATGTCGGACGAGATTGGCAAACTTTACGTGACCGCAGCAGAGGCGCGCGGCATCCACGGGGTGCGGTTGCTGTGGCGCTATCCGGCGCGCCATTCCTTGGGGCCGATCGTGAATTCGCTGGGGTTTGACCTGAACCGCATCTTTAACGAGCTGCCCATCGTGGCACTGATCCTGACGCTGACCGAAGCCGGTTCGCTGCTGCTTGAAGCATTGGCGCGCTCGAACGATCAACAGCTTGCGGGCGCGATCATCTTTTTGCTCACGGCATCCATCGTGACGCTGAACTTTCTCACGGACATGCTGCTTGCGGTCATCGACCCGCGCGTCCGCAAAAGCATCCTGAGGTAA
- a CDS encoding ABC transporter substrate-binding protein, translating to MKKLLLSGVAAFALPGMAAAASCPTVTVADMQGVAAGAFPQQFELAEFQGAASCELAFAANPAIGDLNARIRGNGELPALADRLPTEPLVVAPYDAVGTYGGQLDALSNATESGTSDFLSVRHVNLFRYSDDLQTVVPNVAKSWAWNDDFTQLTVTLRAGHKWSDGAPFTAADVAFWYNNLMMDTNVIAEAKDYALAGGKPMKVEAVDDVTVTFTLEAPKPGLIETFSFTYVQPFQPKHFFEQFHPALNDQADANAKALGYEGGYDLIKAYYGNSDWMDTPSPMLTAGDKLAGLPRDTMPTLESHILVKETTEGRHYVANPYFFQVDTAGNQLPYISEMDEIYVGDEEVRTLKLLNGEVDYKSQAVNLTSAPVLLEGQEKGNYTVDVKPGIASPTIAFNVTAEDEARRAVFGDVRFRTAMSVAINRDELNEVTAFGLGTPTQYIGFSPRPDFIDAKWSDHEAGFDPERAKMLLDEMGLVDQDGDGARDLPDGSPFVLDWQFSTQASSAQLVELVAQNWTDVGVKTTIKEVTSDEFRSAQSSNQLDITMWGKGQPAGSILGDGEIWVPPFDGYFDVRTGMLWAEYISSNGENGVEPPAWVADLKAELDTYQSSAPGTDASIAAAQKMVEIMAGEVLFIGTVNAPAPIYRSNNLQNFTEFKTQSYEFYRTYPYRPAQWFLTE from the coding sequence ATGAAAAAGCTTCTTCTATCCGGCGTCGCCGCCTTTGCCCTGCCGGGCATGGCCGCGGCTGCAAGCTGTCCGACCGTCACCGTGGCGGACATGCAGGGGGTCGCCGCAGGCGCATTCCCGCAGCAATTCGAACTGGCCGAATTCCAAGGCGCGGCATCCTGCGAGCTGGCCTTCGCGGCCAACCCGGCGATTGGTGATCTGAACGCCCGCATCCGTGGCAATGGCGAACTGCCTGCGCTGGCCGATCGTCTGCCGACCGAGCCGTTGGTTGTCGCACCCTATGACGCGGTTGGCACCTACGGTGGTCAGTTGGACGCGCTGTCGAACGCCACGGAATCCGGCACCTCGGACTTCCTGTCGGTGCGCCACGTCAACCTGTTCCGCTACTCGGACGACTTGCAGACCGTGGTGCCCAACGTTGCCAAGTCGTGGGCCTGGAACGATGATTTCACCCAGCTGACCGTGACCTTGCGTGCGGGCCACAAGTGGTCGGACGGTGCGCCGTTCACCGCCGCGGACGTCGCGTTCTGGTACAACAACCTGATGATGGACACCAACGTCATTGCCGAAGCCAAGGATTATGCCCTGGCCGGCGGCAAGCCGATGAAGGTTGAGGCCGTCGATGACGTCACCGTCACATTCACCCTGGAAGCGCCCAAGCCGGGCCTGATCGAGACGTTCTCGTTCACATATGTGCAGCCGTTCCAGCCGAAGCACTTCTTTGAGCAGTTCCACCCGGCCCTGAATGATCAGGCGGATGCGAATGCCAAGGCGCTTGGTTACGAAGGTGGCTATGACTTGATCAAAGCCTACTATGGCAACTCGGACTGGATGGACACGCCGTCGCCGATGCTGACGGCAGGTGACAAGCTGGCCGGGCTGCCGCGCGACACCATGCCAACGCTGGAAAGCCACATCCTGGTGAAAGAGACGACCGAGGGCCGTCACTATGTCGCCAACCCCTACTTTTTCCAGGTCGACACCGCAGGCAACCAGCTGCCGTACATCTCGGAAATGGACGAGATCTATGTGGGTGACGAAGAGGTTCGCACGCTTAAGCTGCTGAACGGCGAGGTCGATTACAAATCGCAGGCAGTGAACCTGACCTCGGCCCCAGTCCTGCTGGAAGGCCAAGAAAAGGGCAACTATACCGTGGACGTCAAGCCGGGCATCGCCAGCCCGACCATCGCGTTCAACGTGACCGCCGAGGATGAGGCCCGCCGCGCCGTGTTTGGCGACGTGCGTTTCCGCACCGCCATGTCGGTTGCCATCAACCGCGACGAACTGAACGAAGTGACCGCATTTGGTCTGGGCACGCCGACGCAGTATATCGGCTTCTCGCCGCGTCCTGATTTCATCGATGCCAAGTGGTCGGATCACGAGGCTGGTTTCGACCCCGAGCGCGCCAAGATGCTGCTGGACGAAATGGGTCTGGTCGATCAGGACGGCGACGGCGCACGGGATCTGCCCGATGGCTCGCCCTTTGTTCTGGATTGGCAGTTCTCGACTCAGGCAAGCTCGGCCCAATTGGTGGAACTGGTTGCTCAAAACTGGACCGATGTTGGCGTGAAAACCACCATCAAAGAGGTCACCTCGGACGAGTTCCGCTCGGCGCAATCGTCGAACCAGCTGGACATCACCATGTGGGGCAAAGGCCAGCCAGCCGGTTCCATCCTGGGCGATGGCGAGATCTGGGTGCCGCCGTTTGATGGCTACTTTGACGTGCGCACCGGCATGCTGTGGGCTGAATACATCAGCTCGAACGGCGAAAACGGTGTTGAGCCGCCGGCATGGGTTGCTGATCTGAAAGCTGAACTGGACACCTATCAGTCCTCGGCTCCGGGCACCGATGCGTCGATTGCAGCAGCTCAGAAGATGGTCGAAATCATGGCTGGCGAAGTGCTGTTCATCGGCACCGTGAACGCGCCTGCCCCGATCTACCGCTCGAACAACCTCCAGAACTTCACCGAATTCAAGACGCAGTCCTATGAATTCTACCGGACCTATCCGTACCGTCCGGCGCAGTGGTTCCTGACCGAGTGA
- a CDS encoding DeoR/GlpR family DNA-binding transcription regulator, with translation MESDADKIPHRGHELLNVLARLGGSARNAQIAQVMGVSEETVRRLVKGLAQAGRVERVHGGTYLRGSPDTPMYSGALEQNSSEKTEIARATLDLVEDGMTVFINVGSTTTYVAEQLRERKSLIVVTNSIAAVAALADHNNNRVFMAGGEILPSERGTFGSATEEFARQFNYDLVIFGSDAISAKHGFLASNPDEASLTRVLTNQSEKAVVTADSRKFNTRAPMVACDPKNVTHLVTDQSPDVGLREALDGWGIEVRIAQSLSKK, from the coding sequence ATGGAAAGTGATGCCGACAAAATCCCACATCGGGGGCACGAACTGCTGAATGTTCTGGCCCGTCTTGGCGGGTCTGCGCGCAACGCTCAGATCGCCCAGGTGATGGGCGTGTCCGAGGAAACCGTGCGCCGTTTGGTCAAGGGATTGGCCCAGGCCGGGCGGGTCGAGAGGGTCCACGGTGGCACCTATCTGCGCGGCTCTCCGGACACGCCGATGTACTCTGGCGCGTTGGAACAGAACTCCTCTGAAAAGACCGAAATCGCACGTGCGACGCTCGATCTGGTTGAGGATGGGATGACTGTTTTCATCAATGTCGGGTCGACCACGACCTATGTCGCCGAACAACTGCGCGAGCGTAAGTCTCTGATTGTTGTGACAAATTCGATTGCTGCGGTTGCGGCGCTCGCAGATCACAACAACAACCGCGTGTTCATGGCCGGGGGTGAAATCCTGCCATCCGAGCGTGGAACGTTCGGTAGCGCGACCGAAGAATTCGCGCGCCAGTTCAACTATGATTTGGTGATCTTCGGCTCGGATGCGATCTCGGCCAAACACGGGTTTCTGGCGTCCAATCCGGACGAGGCGTCGCTGACCCGCGTGCTGACCAACCAGAGCGAAAAGGCAGTGGTCACCGCAGACAGCCGCAAGTTCAACACACGGGCGCCGATGGTGGCCTGTGATCCCAAAAACGTCACGCATTTGGTGACCGATCAATCCCCTGATGTCGGGCTGCGCGAGGCGCTTGACGGGTGGGGGATCGAGGTCCGGATCGCTCAAAGCCTGTCAAAAAAATGA